TAATAGAAACCCAAATCACAGCAAAAACAATCATTTAAGCGCACACCGAAATTGCAAGATAATTTTAGGATGCAATTGGTTTCAAGCGTCTTTCTTTGTATAACCCTGATCCGGTAAATCTTTATTTAGCAAGAAGAagaatttaaaacattattaagATATCAGACACTTTAgtttttattcttttgtaaTGGAGGGTTTCATGCTCAGTAGTTTATCGTTTTTAATAATTCAAATGGACAAGAAGTTACACATTAAATAATACTCTTGATTTTTTTCCAGGCTTAAACGGCCAGACATTTGGTGGTAGATTGGGCCGTGGAATGGGGAACGGAATGACTGGAGGTCTGAACGGCGGTCTGAATGGGGGATTAAACGGAGGTTTAAACGGGGGAATGGGAGGAGGTCTCGGTATGAATGGAGACATGGGACTGAATGGAATGGACCAGTTTGAATTTGGAGGACAAGAAATCGGCGGGGGACTTGGATTTGGCAATGGTATGCGACAATTCGGAGGAGCCATGAATACAGGACTAGGACGACGTCAACAACTGACAAGGGGATTGAACACGGGGCTCGGTGGAACAGGGGCTAACGGAGGAACCATTCTTAACCGCCAAATAACAACTGGTGGTGCTGGGCTGAATGGTGGATTGAGTGGTGGGTTGAATGGTGGATTAAATGGTGGACTGAATGGTGGACTAAATGATGGATTGAACGGCGGATTGGCCACTAGTGGATTAAACGGTGGACTAGGGGCTGGATTAGGTTCAGGCGGATCGTTAGGAAATCAGCAGATCACAGGTTCATTCCAGACCGGACGTCAGCTAGGAGGTTCGCAGCTAGGTTCCGGTCTCAACCTGGGATTGGGAAGCCAAGGGGAGTTCGCCGGAAGTCAACAGTTTAGCACTGGAGTAGGAAACAATGCCAATCAATGGATCTAGAATatcataaaaacaacatttaattcatttttttcatattttagcTAGTTTCCATTAACATCAGATACGAATGGGTGTGCTATacgaggggagataactctttcaAGCTTACATAAAGTGATACTACGTATGTGTTTCTTAATGGATATCAAAGGACTTAAAAGAGTTCatgcataatatttttttgttaatttcttcTGATTACTTGTAG
This genomic window from Argopecten irradians isolate NY chromosome 4, Ai_NY, whole genome shotgun sequence contains:
- the LOC138322492 gene encoding uncharacterized protein, translating into MQKSVASLGLFLSFVCGITVVSAFHLQSDPSQIARVCTGRINQICQSAGLRCRANQAFDADIPHAVCDRMNGRTRGIRPAALLARQGGRMRTQRIGNPFGGMSGNVGRGRGFGRGTAGLGLNGQTFGGRLGRGMGNGMTGGLNGGLNGGLNGGLNGGMGGGLGMNGDMGLNGMDQFEFGGQEIGGGLGFGNGMRQFGGAMNTGLGRRQQLTRGLNTGLGGTGANGGTILNRQITTGGAGLNGGLSGGLNGGLNGGLNGGLNDGLNGGLATSGLNGGLGAGLGSGGSLGNQQITGSFQTGRQLGGSQLGSGLNLGLGSQGEFAGSQQFSTGVGNNANQWI